Proteins from a single region of Drosophila biarmipes strain raj3 chromosome 3R, RU_DBia_V1.1, whole genome shotgun sequence:
- the LOC108023521 gene encoding uncharacterized protein LOC108023521, with translation MSQMHNTEFYKEALEQKQQDTCQPMEELEPNYIDNLHIIFFEQIFEEIENLSDQVRMARAYPQFMPQILKFWQRRLHLVVGPNTPFLGLLDIEDYVFFMEHMAGSFTDLHVHDGVGPFSEFYDYITHLCDINITRFPKVDTCILAGNPNTVVDEDIRDLTVMLPNLKRLMTCMNLSGLYMRGFRKLEELIFNSLYHSVPLDSRWMQEICLNMTQLRVLDITDQFDSCVRLTEIKLPNLEVLKINLSTVEGMLSEVLQLPKLQKLSVRFDDSRQLNADKETIFQQIVVAKSDRITRIALNNEVVQLPARWQHSLLLELPKLRKVICENWCHNDFFLDRQHLPCRQMEVLSFSGWEIVRENQLLELVTECVNLEHLALNSYHSNWEKLNKLVNIRNQERNPRPLQVFSDMMWGNFTPEEYYHWQCNKYVQVTCDSTEYEYQEDGFEFDFE, from the coding sequence ATGTCTCAAATGCATAATACCGAGTTCTACAAGGAGGCTTTGGAACAAAAGCAGCAAGATACCTGTCAGCCCATGGAGGAATTGGAGCCCAACTACATAGACAACCTGCACATCATATTCTTCGAGCAGATCTTCGAGGAGATCGAGAACCTGAGCGATCAGGTTAGGATGGCCCGGGCCTATCCGCAGTTCATGCCCCAGATCCTCAAGTTCTGGCAGCGACGACTGCACCTTGTAGTGGGACCTAACACCCCCTTCCTGGGACTCCTAGACATCGAGGACTATGTGTTCTTCATGGAACACATGGCCGGCAGCTTCACCGATCTGCATGTGCACGATGGCGTTGGCCCCTTTTCCGAATTCTACGATTACATCACGCATCTGTGCGACATCAACATCACCAGGTTTCCCAAGGTGGACACTTGCATTCTGGCGGGGAATCCCAATACAGTGGTCGATGAGGATATTCGGGATTTGACAGTGATGCTGCCCAATCTCAAGCGACTGATGACCTGCATGAACCTATCTGGCTTGTACATGCGTGGCTTCAGGAAGCTGGAGGAGCTGATCTTCAACTCGCTGTACCACTCGGTGCCCCTGGATAGCCGCTGGATGCAGGAGATCTGCCTGAATATGACCCAACTAAGGGTCCTGGACATCACCGATCAGTTTGACAGTTGCGTCAGGCTGACAGAGATTAAATTGCCCAATCTGGAAGTGCTGAAAATCAACCTGAGCACCGTGGAGGGCATGTTATCGGAGGTTCTGCAGCTGCCCAAGCTGCAGAAACTATCCGTGCGATTCGACGACTCGCGGCAATTGAATGCCGATAAGGAGACCATCTTCCAGCAGATTGTGGTGGCCAAGAGCGACAGGATCACCCGGATAGCCCTCAACAATGAGGTGGTGCAACTGCCAGCCCGTTGGCAGCATAGTCTGCTCCTGGAGCTGCCCAAGCTGAGGAAGGTGATCTGCGAGAACTGGTGCCACAACGACTTCTTCCTGGATCGCCAGCACTTGCCCTGCCGCCAGATGGAGGTGCTCAGCTTCAGTGGCTGGGAGATTGTGAGGGAGAATCAGCTCTTGGAACTGGTCACCGAGTGTGTGAATCTCGAGCACTTGGCCCTGAACAGCTACCACAGCAACTGGGAGAAGCTGAACAAGCTGGTGAACATTCGAAATCAGGAGCGGAACCCCAGACCCCTGCAGGTCTTCAGCGATATGATGTGGGGCAACTTCACACCCGAGGAGTACTACCACTGGCAGTGCAACAAGTACGTCCAGGTCACCTGCGACAGCACTGAATACGAGTACCAGGAGGATGGCTTCGAGTTCGATTTCGAGTAG